The DNA segment CACTATCTTCTAAGTCATTCTATGTTATTCTAAGATCAAATAGCTGACAATATCCTCTTTgtaataaacaatgaaaaaacacATCCTCTGAGCAATATTAATCTGCAACTTTAGGATAGGAAGTAACTTAATACTAGTCAATTGAAACTGAAATACAATTTTCATATGAATAAAagatattatttaaaagtaattcCATGAGCAATTTAATATTAAAGTAGGATTTTCATTATGTGTTAAGAATTTATTCAGGGAAACAAGTTTCTCAAATTATAGCAGAAAATCTTTTACTAGTATCACAGTCTTTTCATTTAAGTCTTCCTGAAtaaatctgtattttctaattatacaagactaaaaataatttaatataacaaataaaattatttttacttcaaaTGCTTACTTAAATagtataaaatcattttattttctgagggAAAAGCATATCAACTTTTTAAGTATGAAGTGTAAATTAAGATTTATTcacttaaattataatttttaaagtttcacatataaagatgaataagatcTAAGTGTATATGTTATTGttaataaagtttttaatttttcgaATGTCACATACAGCCTTTATTATTCATAGATTTATTCCTTTTAAGAAGTAGTCAAATGAATCAGCTCACCCTTGACTGTAACAAAATACTGTTTGGTGACTTGTGACAGACAGGGTTTTAACCTCTGACAGCGAGATTCATTGTGGAGCAAGAGCCAATCACAGATCCCGACGACACTTGTCTCATCAAAGTTGGAATATAAAAAGCCACTTGGAATACAGTATAAAAGATTCACTGGTGTGGCAAGTTGTCTCTCAGACTGGGCAGGCATTAACGTTTGGCTTGGCGTTactcaaaagcaaaagaaaagtaaaaggaagaagTAAGAACAAGGGAAAAGATTGTATTGATTTTAAAACCATGCAAAAACTGCAAATCTCTGTTTATATTTACCTATTTATGCTGATTGTTGCTGGCCCAGTGGATCTGAATGAGAACAGCGAGCAGAAGGAAAATGTGGAAAAAGAGGGGCTGTGTAATGCATGTTTGTGGAGGGAAAACACTACATCCTCAAGACTAGAAGCCATAAAAATCCAAATCCTCAGTAAACTTCGCCTGGAAACAGCTCCTAACATCAGCAAAGATGCTATCAGACAACTTTTGCCCAAGGCTCCTCCACTCCTGGAACTGATTGATCAGTTCGATGTCCAGAGAGATGCCAGCAGTGACGGCTCCTTGGAAGACGATGACTACCACGCCAGGACGGAAACGGTCATTACCATGCCCACGGAGTGTGAGTAGTCCTGCTGGTGCAGAGCAACGACTCTGCTGACTGCTGTTCTAGTGTTCATGAGAAACCGATCTATTTTCAGGCTCTTTTAACAAGCTGCTGGCTTGTATGtaaggaggaggggaaagagcTTTTTTCAAGATTTCATGAGAAATAGACCAATGAGACTGAAAGCTGCTACTTTATTTGTTTCCTTAGAGAGCTAAAAAGCtaaaaatcaaaaatgaaatgCTTGCATAGCATTCATGTTATATAGTTTAGTATGACAACTATAACATGTTTATGTTTTCACAGCTTAATGCTACCAAGGTAAAGGATTGGGAGACAGTATCAGCAATGTGAAAAATTTACATCAAATTTCCTAATTGCATTTGGTTGCCTGAAATATGCATTTATaataacaggttttttttttttttcattaataaaagagaaaggaagaaatctgTAGAGGTTGAAGCCTATCTGGGCATTTGCTGAACACTTAGAATGACTTCTGTTATTCAAAACTATTTCTCATAGGGTTTTTATGGTCTTCACAGAGTATCTAATTTTGAAAGCTATTAGAGTGGAAAGGATAAAAGAATATTCTTAATAAACTTAATGTATTAGTAAGAGCAATAAGGAAGTAAACACAGCATAGTGAAAAATCATGAGCTAATCAGCagaaaattctaagaaataaacattttaattacaaAGTTCCACTTATACCCTGACCATGGTACTATTGTTGAGAGTACCTGGTCTGCACATATCTAGGAGGCACATGCTTAATAACCTTCTAAAATATTATTGTATTCCTCATAGGAGGGAGAACTATTACCTATATGTAGTACCTATGTTGTTTCTGAAAGATAATATGTTTCATATATTTCTGTTGCAGTCAGTTCAAACCTATACTCAAGGAAAGGGAGACAGGCATCTCAACAGAGAAGGCATGACCAGAAAGAGTTTTGTGCCATGTGTCTGCGATCTTGCTTTATACAGGCCTCTACCCACTTTAAACTGGACTCAAAACAGTTTCAAAATACTGCTTTTTCTTATTAAGTAACTAGTTTATAAGGCAACAAAtaaatttcctttaagactgtGCTATCAGATAATCCTGGAATAGATTTGCCTTACTTataaacaatcttgagaaaacaaaaaggcaagaaattgCTAAGTGCTTCTGCTTACAATGACAGCCTGGCCCTAAAGACAATGTTTTCTAAGTTTTGAAACAGCTTGAATACAACATCTAAGTTTTGGTGCTAATTACCTgctagtttttttatttttttcctttaaaaggcTGTCCCAGCGTCCTAACATAACAGATGCACTATATTTTCTGCTAATTCCCGAGGCTCAGTTAGTTGCTCACTGTGTCTTGTCCCCAGGTAATTCAGGCCTGGGGGAAGGGTTCCTTCCTCCAGACTGATTGGTACAGCTGCTCAGTAAGTGTAACTACTCAGATTCCCAAAGAATTCTAAGTGGATGTTCTTCCACAGTGTCTCTTGTTCTCTCTAatcatcatcattttaaaatttcatccaCTTTTCATTCCTTAATAGAATTTTCCTTAGTCCACAGTTCTCTGGAAAGGAAGTAGGCTTCTCATAACAGCTGAAAAAACATATACCTAAAAGATTCTGAAAAGCTGTAATAACTGTTATACTTGATATTTTGCTGTTATGAATGAAATGctacatatttttccattttaaaagactaaatatGCACACattattccaattaaaaaatgttcaTAGATTGATATGGAGGTGTTCgttcatttttcataaaaatgatcttagtaactttttttcttattcatttatagCTGATCTTCTAACGCAAGTGGAAGGAAAACCCAAATGTTGTTTCTTTAAATTTAGCTCTAAGATACAATACAATAAACTAGTAAAGGCCCAACTGTGGATATATCTGAGGCCTGTCAAGACTCCTGCGACAGTGTTTGTGCAAATCCTGAGACTCATCAAACCCATGAAAGACGGTACAAGGTATACTGGAATCCGATCTCTGAAACTTGACATGAACCCAGGCACTGGTATTTGGCAGAGCATTGATGTGAAGACAGTGTTGCAGAACTGGCTCAAACAACCTGAATCCAACTTAGGCATTGAAATCAAAGCTTTAGATGAGAATGGCCATGATCTTGCTGTAACCTTCCCAGAACCAGGAGAAGATGGACTGGTAAGTGATTACTGAAAATAACATGCTAAAAACCTTGTTATGTGTTTATTCATAATGTGAATGAATAGTAGTGAAAAATAACTACCAGTTTCCTGTGCTTATAAGCCAGACAAAGGCACCTTACCCCAGTGGTAGCCCTGTACTCAATAAAAGTAGGTGTCCCATTTCACATCCTATGAAACACTCTCTTGATACTTTGACTTTGCATgaggatttaaaagaaaaaaagttatacCATGGTCCTTAAGTTTTTAGGGAATTCTTTGGAATTgagaatgaaatataaaatgcttTCCGTTGATGTGCTAcatgattatataaataaaaacatgaagtCTTCACAGTGGATTCTAGTACTCACCCAACaacacattttttcccccagaagagTGACCAATTTGTTAAAATTCTTTTGCTTAATAAGGCAGAAAAATGAACTCTACaagttataattaaaataaaatgcttttactTATAGAAATTAACTAGATATATGTTCAGGTTTATATACTATTAAATATACTATATTTAAGATCTCTCATGATAAATATGTTCCTTGTTTTATAGACTATTGATGCACTGATGTATATGTGGATTACTTTGTGAATTACCCctggtaaaattaaaaatttcaggcTAGTTAACTTGTACTACTTAGCTATTTTCTGAACTGTCTTACTGTTCTTTAACAGGAGTTAACTTAGGTAATGTCAACTAATTTAATATAAAGTCAAACAGAAAATAATGccttatatattataaaaattaataaaaaaccattttaaaatctagtaTAAGTTTAGAGCTACTCACTCTTCTGGCTTATCTATGCTTGTATTTACTtctgttttcaaaaaattttttaatgtgaccATACCTTTTATTTCCAGTTATTGATATAATTTACAACAAAAGATTATACTTGCAAGctttatagtttttaaatggTCTTATTTGTAGTGAATATCATATCTAAATGATATCTAAATGTAAAGTAAATCATAcctaaatgaaaacatattctttaagtcattataaaattttccaggtgatcaatttttctttaaatatactaCATAAAATGTTATTGACTCCCAAAATGATGTTATTTTGTATAATCTTAAATACCAATAATTACCAGGTCTATTTTGGTTTTAGTGTAggataaaaaagaatgtgttcttttttctAGGTAGCATTTTAATGATCAAAGTTGGTGACGTGACAGAGGTCTTAAGTATTATTAAACAGATGATTAATAAGATGTATTCCTCAGACTTTtccatataaaaggaaaaatgtctCAAATTCATGAAAAGATTGGTACAGGAGGAGGATTAGCAAATTGTAGTTTAAATATCTGAATGGAAACACTTTTTAGTGAAAGAATAAAGGGAATATCATTGTATCTTCTTCTGAGTCTGTGCCTCTCTCTCTTGGAGTTAGTCTTTCCAACCCTATATACTTACCACTATCTTCATCCCTCTACCTTCCTTTTTCCCATTACATCTGTGCAGTACTGGGTGGCAACTATTGTGTTTCGGTGTTAATATCCAAGTTTCCCTGAATAAGACCAAGTGAATGGAGGATGAATGAGTATACCTATCCCTCCAGGGGTCATCAGACATATTTAGCCACCATATTTAATCAATAAGCAGGAAGACATAAGCTAGCCTTGtcct comes from the Bos taurus isolate L1 Dominette 01449 registration number 42190680 breed Hereford chromosome 2, ARS-UCD2.0, whole genome shotgun sequence genome and includes:
- the MSTN gene encoding growth/differentiation factor 8 precursor, with the protein product MQKLQISVYIYLFMLIVAGPVDLNENSEQKENVEKEGLCNACLWRENTTSSRLEAIKIQILSKLRLETAPNISKDAIRQLLPKAPPLLELIDQFDVQRDASSDGSLEDDDYHARTETVITMPTESDLLTQVEGKPKCCFFKFSSKIQYNKLVKAQLWIYLRPVKTPATVFVQILRLIKPMKDGTRYTGIRSLKLDMNPGTGIWQSIDVKTVLQNWLKQPESNLGIEIKALDENGHDLAVTFPEPGEDGLTPFLEVKVTDTPKRSRRDFGLDCDEHSTESRCCRYPLTVDFEAFGWDWIIAPKRYKANYCSGECEFVFLQKYPHTHLVHQANPRGSAGPCCTPTKMSPINMLYFNGEGQIIYGKIPAMVVDRCGCS